Proteins from one Hemiscyllium ocellatum isolate sHemOce1 chromosome 8, sHemOce1.pat.X.cur, whole genome shotgun sequence genomic window:
- the LOC132818092 gene encoding cytochrome P450 1B1-like, giving the protein MDVALGLSEGGWRLQVQPALWLSLLLLLLCLEACGWLRDWRRGGAGGGSASGSRRLPGPFPWPLVGNALQLGDSPHLTFARMARRYGDLFQIRLGRRRVVVLNGEATIRRALVQRGAQFAGRPDFASFRLVSGGRSLAFGRYSERWRLHRRLAQSTLRAVCGGGGEGLLEQCVSSEACRLIEAFLRLGPAGRPFEPAAELAAAAANVMCSLCFGRRCADDDGEFRRLLGLSERFGRAVGAGSLLDVMPWLRAFPNPVRALSRDFERLNRDFYRFVGRQVARGRATYRPGVRRHMSDALMAAVGRCMPGEGGNAEAREAPERLGLEPEYVESSVNDLLGAAQDTTSAALSWILFHLVRLPGLQSRLGQELDRVVGRERLPRADDRSRLPSLEAFIYETLRYSSFVPLTIPHATTAPVELDGYRLPADTVVFVNQWSVNHDRRKWAEPGAFQPSRFLRRDGSLDRELAASVMLFSAGKRRCLGEQLSKTQLFLFTAILLHQCAFRANPAEPLSAGCTSGLTIRPRAFTLSVTLRDKRRGIVSPA; this is encoded by the coding sequence ATGGATGTTGCCCTGGGGCTGAGTGAGGGCGGCTGGAGGCTGCAGGTGCAGCCCGCCCTGTGGCTctccttgctgctgctgctgctctgcCTGGAGGCGTGCGGCTGGCTGCGGGACTGGCGGAGGGGCGGGGCCGGGGGCGGGAGCGCGAGCGGGAGCAGGCGCCTGCCGGGGCCCTTCCCGTGGCCGCTGGTGGGCAACGCCCTGCAGCTGGGCGACTCGCCGCACCTGACCTTCGCCCGCATGGCGCGGCGCTACGGCGACCTCTTCCAGATCCGCCTGGGGCGCCGCCGCGTGGTGGTGCTGAACGGGGAGGCGACCATCCGCCGGGCGCTGGTGCAGCGCGGCGCGCAGTTCGCCGGGCGGCCGGACTTCGCCTCGTTCCGCCTGGTGTCGGGCGGCAGGAGCCTGGCTTTCGGCCGCTACAGCGAGCGGTGGCGGCTGCACCGGCGCCTGGCGCAGAGCACGCTGCGGGCGGTCTGCGGGGGCGGCGGCGAGGGCCTGCTGGAGCAGTGCGTGTCGAGCGAGGCGTGCCGCCTGATCGAGGCCTTCCTGAGGCTGGGGCCGGCCGGGCGGCCCTTCGAGCCGGCCGCGGAGCTGGCGGCCGCCGCCGCCAACGTCATGTGCTCGCTGTGCTTCGGGCGGCGCTGCGCGGACGACGACGGCGAGTTCCGGCGGCTGCTGGGCCTGAGCGAGCGCTTCGGGCGCGCGGTGGGCGCCGGCAGCCTGCTCGACGTCATGCCGTGGCTGCGCGCCTTCCCGAACCCGGTGCGCGCGCTCTCCCGCGACTTCGAGCGCCTCAACCGCGACTTCTACCGCTTCGTCGGCCGGCAGGTCGCCCGCGGCCGCGCCACCTACCGGCCCGGAGTCCGCCGGCACATGAGCGACGCCCTGATGGCGGCGGTGGGGCGCTGCATGCCGGGAGAAGGCGGGAACGCCGAGGCGCGCGAGGCGCCGGAGCGGTTAGGCCTCGAGCCCGAGTACGTGGAGAGCTCGGTCAACGACCTGCTGGGGGCGGCCCAGGACACCACCTCGGCCGCCCTGAGCTGGATCCTCTTCCACCTGGTGCGCCTGCCGGGCCTGCAGAGCCGCCTGGGCCAGGAGCTGGACCGCGTGGTGGGCCGGGAGCGGCTGCCCCGGGCCGACGACCGGAGCCGCCTGCCGTCGCTCGAGGCGTTCATCTACGAGACGCTGCGCTACAGCAGCTTCGTGCCGCTGACCATCCCGCACGCCACCACGGCGCCGGTGGAGCTGGACGGCTACCGGCTGCCCGCCGACACCGTGGTCTTCGTCAACCAGTGGTCGGTCAACCACGACCGCCGGAAGTGGGCGGAGCCCGGCGCCTTCCAGCCGTCCCGCTTCCTCCGCCGCGACGGCAGCCTGGACCGCGAGCTGGCCGCCAGCGTCATGCTGTTCTCGGCGGGAAAGCGGCGCTGCCTGGGCGAGCAGCTCTCCAAGACCCAGCTGTTCCTCTTCACCGCCATCCTGCTGCACCAGTGCGCCTTCCGCGCCAACCCGGCCGAGCCGCTCAGCGCCGGCTGCACCTCCGGGCTCACCATCCGCCCGCGGGCCTTCACCCTGTCGGTCACACTGAGGGACAAGCGGCGGGGCATCGTCTCCCCGGCGTGA